The DNA sequence TGAGGATGAAACGCCAGGTTGAGATCGAACTCAGGCAGCTCGTAGCTCAGTCGGGGATCGCAGGGCTCTCCGCCCAGGGTGAGTAGCGTGCTCTGGTCGTTGATCTGGCGCCAGATCCGCTCCGGCGGGACGCTGGGCAGCGCGCTCACCAGTGCCTCCCGGTCAGCGTCTTTCAGGGTTTTGATTTCCCGAAGTACCAGCGCTGGCCCTTCACTCGCCAGAATCAGCTCGATATGACTGATGGCGCCGCGCGCCTGCAACCCGGACAGCCAGTGATTCAAGGGTTCAATCACGGCATTGAGTTCCGGTGCCAACACATCGCAGTGCCCGATACTCACCAGCTCCCGCTGGCCCCGACGACGAAACCCGAGCGTGACCTGGCCGCGCTTGTCTGTCCAGACACCCAGACGGGCCCGATGGCGATAGCCCTCACTGGGAGATTCGATAGCGGGTGCAACCTGGCGCGGTACAACGCCACCCCACCGGGACAACTGGTCCAGCAGGGCCTGCTGCTTGAAGGCGAGCTGCGCATCGGGCCGCACGTGCTGCAACTGACAGCCGCCACACTCCTGAAAATGCGGACAGGGCGGGGTTTGCCGTTCCGGTGCCGGCGCGAGCACTTCGGCGGCGGAGCCCTCGGCGTACCGGCTCTGCTCCCCTTCCAGGAGCACGCGGACCGATTCCCCCGGTAGAGCGCCGGCGACAAACAGCGTCTTGCCCTGCCAGCGGACAATGCCCCGGCCGTCGTGGCTCAGGCGCTCCACGGTCAGGGCATCGGGCAGATGTCTGGCTTGAAACCGGGGTTTGCGCCCCGAGCGGGCTCGCCGGCCGGGACGCGCGGGTGGCCGGCGGCTCATGCCCGGTATACGCCGGACGACAGGTAGCGATCGCCCCGATCACAGACGATGGCCACAATCACCGCATTGCTGACCTGTCGGCTCAACTCCAGCGCCGCCGCCACCGAACCGCCGGAAGAGACCCCGGCAAAAATGCCCTCCTGACGGGCCAAGGCCCGCATGGTCTCTTCCGCCAGTTGCTGGGGCATATTGACGATATGGTCGACCCGGGACGCGTCGTAGATTTTCGGCAGATAGGCTTCCGGCCAACGGCGAATCCCCGGGATTTTGGCGTTTTCATCCGGCT is a window from the Marinimicrobium koreense genome containing:
- the rlmD gene encoding 23S rRNA (uracil(1939)-C(5))-methyltransferase RlmD, with amino-acid sequence MSRRPPARPGRRARSGRKPRFQARHLPDALTVERLSHDGRGIVRWQGKTLFVAGALPGESVRVLLEGEQSRYAEGSAAEVLAPAPERQTPPCPHFQECGGCQLQHVRPDAQLAFKQQALLDQLSRWGGVVPRQVAPAIESPSEGYRHRARLGVWTDKRGQVTLGFRRRGQRELVSIGHCDVLAPELNAVIEPLNHWLSGLQARGAISHIELILASEGPALVLREIKTLKDADREALVSALPSVPPERIWRQINDQSTLLTLGGEPCDPRLSYELPEFDLNLAFHPQDFTQVNAGVNRRMVRQAVDWLAPGPGEQVLDLFCGIGNFTLPLARSGVRVLGLEGAASMVSRGEENARHNHLEATFAQANLADPSPAMRRRWGKPDAVLIDPPRDGAREVLDTVIKLRPGRLVYVSCNPATLARDAAELAKSGYDLQSVGVLDMFPHTEHVESMALFERR